One stretch of Actinacidiphila sp. DG2A-62 DNA includes these proteins:
- a CDS encoding alpha/beta fold hydrolase, giving the protein MVVLLHGFPTSSFMFRDLIPRLDGYRVIAPDHLGFGFSDAPGVEEFDYGFDALADLTAGLLDQLGVRRYALVVQDYGAPIGWRLALRDPEAVTAVVTQNGNGYDDGFVPSGWQAVRDYQREQSPRNEAALRGAFTLEAIRAQYTTGVADPSVLSPETWTLDHARISRPGNAEVQLKLFLDYATNPPLYPALHDWLRSRRVPVLAVWGDGDPFFGPAGAHAFARDTDDAEIHVLTGGHFLLESAGEEAAALIRAFLAARLPAA; this is encoded by the coding sequence GTGGTCGTGCTGCTGCACGGCTTCCCGACGAGTTCGTTCATGTTCCGCGACCTGATCCCCCGGCTCGACGGCTACCGGGTGATCGCGCCGGACCACCTCGGGTTCGGGTTCTCGGACGCGCCGGGCGTCGAGGAGTTCGACTACGGCTTCGACGCCCTCGCCGACCTGACCGCCGGCCTGCTGGACCAGCTGGGCGTGCGGCGGTACGCGCTCGTCGTCCAGGACTACGGCGCCCCGATCGGCTGGCGGCTCGCCCTGCGCGACCCCGAGGCGGTGACCGCGGTGGTCACCCAGAACGGCAACGGCTACGACGACGGGTTCGTACCCTCCGGATGGCAGGCGGTCCGGGACTACCAGCGGGAGCAGTCCCCGCGGAACGAGGCGGCGCTGCGCGGCGCGTTCACCCTGGAGGCGATCCGGGCCCAGTACACCACCGGCGTCGCCGACCCCAGCGTCCTCAGCCCCGAGACCTGGACCCTGGACCACGCGCGCATCTCCCGTCCGGGCAACGCCGAGGTGCAGCTGAAGCTGTTCCTGGACTACGCGACGAACCCGCCGCTGTACCCGGCGCTGCACGACTGGCTGCGCAGCCGGCGGGTGCCGGTGCTCGCGGTGTGGGGCGACGGCGACCCCTTCTTCGGCCCGGCGGGCGCGCACGCCTTCGCCCGCGACACCGACGACGCCGAGATCCACGTCCTGACGGGCGGCCACTTCCTCCTGGAGAGCGCCGGCGAGGAGGCCGCAGCCCTGATCCGCGCCTTCCTCGCCGCGCGGCTGCCGGCGGCCTGA
- a CDS encoding glycoside hydrolase family 6 protein translates to MTPLNRTPRAAEAAAGGSRLRKAMAVGLATGLAAVGIAFSTQMSAGAAPQGSLPSGTQLYKDPNSQVVRWVAANPGDSREPVIARRIASQPQAIWFANYTPSTVTNDVRTVTSAAAAAGQVPVLAVYEIPNRDCGGASAGGAPDLASYDAWVRSFAAGLGSGQSIIILEPDSVSLTTCLSAQAQADRFASLSRAGAAIHAAAPNAKVYLDGGHSAWNSASEQANRLRSAGILTNADGFFTNVSNFNTTANEVNYAKNVLSALGNPGNLHAVVDTSRNGNGPAGGGAWCDPSGRAIGTYPTTDTGDPAIDAYLWVKPPGEADGCAGAAGTFLPDIAYALASAGASDPTTPPTTPPTTPPTSTPPTSTPPTTPPADGTCSVSYKIASSWNGGFTADVTLRNTGSAAVNGWTLKWTFAGDQKISNAWNAKTTQSGAAVTASDLGYNASVPVGGSTGFGFQGTGSSTTVPTAFTLNGTSCSVS, encoded by the coding sequence GTGACACCCCTCAACCGCACCCCGCGCGCCGCCGAGGCCGCCGCGGGCGGGTCGCGGCTGCGCAAGGCCATGGCCGTCGGCCTGGCCACCGGCCTCGCCGCCGTCGGCATCGCCTTCAGCACCCAGATGAGCGCGGGCGCCGCGCCGCAGGGCAGCCTCCCGTCCGGCACCCAGTTGTACAAGGACCCCAACTCGCAGGTCGTCCGCTGGGTCGCCGCCAATCCCGGCGACTCCCGCGAGCCGGTCATCGCCCGGCGGATCGCCTCCCAGCCGCAGGCGATCTGGTTCGCCAACTACACGCCCTCCACCGTCACCAACGACGTCCGCACGGTGACCTCGGCCGCGGCCGCCGCCGGGCAGGTGCCGGTGCTGGCGGTGTACGAGATCCCCAACCGCGACTGCGGCGGCGCCTCCGCCGGCGGCGCGCCGGACCTCGCCTCGTACGACGCCTGGGTGCGCAGCTTCGCCGCCGGTCTGGGCAGCGGACAGTCGATCATCATCCTGGAGCCCGACTCGGTCTCCCTGACCACGTGCCTGTCCGCGCAGGCGCAGGCCGACCGGTTCGCCTCGCTCTCCCGGGCGGGGGCCGCCATCCACGCGGCCGCGCCCAACGCCAAGGTGTACCTGGACGGCGGCCACTCGGCCTGGAACAGTGCCTCGGAGCAGGCCAACCGGCTGCGCAGCGCCGGCATCCTGACCAACGCCGACGGCTTCTTCACCAACGTCTCCAACTTCAACACCACGGCGAACGAGGTCAACTACGCCAAGAACGTGCTGTCCGCGCTGGGCAACCCGGGCAACCTGCACGCCGTGGTGGACACCAGCCGCAACGGCAACGGCCCCGCGGGCGGCGGCGCCTGGTGCGACCCGTCCGGCCGGGCGATCGGCACGTACCCCACGACCGACACCGGTGACCCGGCGATCGACGCGTACCTGTGGGTGAAGCCTCCGGGCGAGGCGGACGGCTGCGCCGGCGCCGCGGGCACCTTCCTGCCGGACATCGCGTACGCGCTGGCCTCCGCCGGGGCGTCGGACCCGACCACGCCGCCGACCACGCCGCCGACCACTCCCCCGACCAGCACGCCCCCCACCAGCACGCCGCCGACCACTCCGCCGGCCGACGGGACCTGCTCGGTCAGCTACAAGATCGCCAGCTCGTGGAACGGCGGCTTCACCGCGGACGTCACCCTGCGCAACACCGGCAGCGCCGCCGTCAACGGCTGGACGCTGAAGTGGACCTTCGCCGGCGACCAGAAGATCAGCAACGCCTGGAACGCGAAGACCACCCAGTCCGGCGCGGCCGTGACCGCCTCCGACCTGGGCTACAACGCGTCCGTCCCGGTGGGCGGTTCGACCGGCTTCGGCTTCCAGGGCACGGGCTCCAGCACCACCGTGCCCACCGCCTTCACCCTCAACGGCACGTCCTGCAGCGTGTCCTGA
- a CDS encoding CGNR zinc finger domain-containing protein, whose amino-acid sequence MDVGDAARTGPGRTGRPRLGCAGPHRPGRLRPCQNAEECTLFLIDRSKSNSARWCSMAQCGNRMKARRHYERARGARSAG is encoded by the coding sequence CTGGACGTTGGTGACGCCGCCCGGACGGGCCCTGGCCGTACGGGCCGTCCTCGCCTGGGATGCGCTGGCCCGCACCGCCCCGGCCGGCTGCGGCCGTGCCAGAACGCCGAGGAGTGCACCCTCTTCCTCATCGACCGCTCGAAGAGCAACAGCGCCCGCTGGTGCTCCATGGCCCAGTGCGGCAACCGCATGAAGGCCCGCCGGCACTACGAACGCGCGAGGGGAGCCCGCTCGGCCGGCTGA
- a CDS encoding endo-1,4-beta-xylanase yields the protein MPSGMRTIRTPRGRSGALAAAVAVTAATVLAVLSAAPAHAATTLRSLAEAKGKYFGTALTDGDLNVGGEMAVAGAQFDMVTPGNEMKWDTTEPSRGSFNFGPGDQIVTWAQAHSARVRGHNLVWHAQLPGWVGSLPANQVQSAMESHITGEVSHYKGKIYAWDVINEPFNEDGSLRQDAFTNAMGSGYLADAIRTAHAADPNAKLYINDYNIEGENAKSNALYSLAQSMLAQGVPLGGIGLESHFIDGQVPSSMLANMQRFANLGLDVAVTELDDRIQLPASSASLQQQAADYTTVVDDCLAVARCVGVSQWGVDDGHSWIPGTFPGYGAATMYDSNYQPKPAYNAAVAALGGSTGGTTGGTTGGTGGGSTGALRAMGAGKCLDVPNSSTTPGTQVQIWDCSGQANQTWTRTSSGQLTVASGGGQLCLDAYDNQTSPGTKVETWTCNGQSNQQWRFNSDGTVTGVQSGLCLDVTGASTANGALVELWTCNGGSNQRWTLG from the coding sequence ATGCCTTCCGGCATGCGCACGATCCGCACACCACGCGGCCGATCGGGGGCCCTGGCCGCCGCGGTGGCCGTGACGGCGGCCACGGTCCTGGCCGTGCTCTCGGCCGCCCCGGCGCACGCGGCCACCACGCTGCGGTCGCTGGCCGAGGCCAAGGGCAAGTACTTCGGCACCGCGCTCACCGACGGCGACCTGAACGTCGGCGGCGAAATGGCGGTCGCCGGCGCGCAGTTCGACATGGTGACGCCCGGCAACGAGATGAAGTGGGACACCACCGAGCCCTCCCGCGGGTCGTTCAACTTCGGCCCCGGCGACCAGATCGTCACCTGGGCGCAGGCGCACAGCGCCCGGGTGCGCGGCCACAACCTGGTCTGGCACGCCCAGCTGCCCGGCTGGGTCGGCAGCCTGCCCGCCAACCAGGTCCAGAGCGCGATGGAGTCCCACATCACCGGCGAGGTCAGCCACTACAAGGGCAAGATCTACGCCTGGGACGTGATCAACGAGCCGTTCAACGAGGACGGCAGCCTGCGTCAGGACGCCTTCACCAACGCCATGGGCTCCGGCTACCTCGCGGACGCGATCCGTACCGCCCACGCCGCGGACCCGAACGCCAAGCTGTACATCAACGACTACAACATCGAGGGCGAGAACGCGAAGAGCAACGCCCTCTACAGCCTGGCGCAGTCGATGCTCGCGCAGGGCGTGCCGCTGGGCGGCATCGGCCTGGAGAGCCACTTCATCGACGGCCAGGTGCCCTCCTCCATGCTCGCGAACATGCAGCGCTTCGCGAACCTCGGCCTGGACGTCGCCGTCACCGAGCTGGACGACCGGATCCAGCTGCCCGCCTCCAGCGCCAGCCTGCAGCAGCAGGCCGCCGACTACACCACCGTGGTCGACGACTGCCTGGCGGTGGCGCGCTGCGTGGGGGTGAGCCAGTGGGGCGTCGACGACGGCCACTCCTGGATCCCCGGCACCTTCCCCGGGTACGGCGCGGCCACGATGTACGACAGCAACTACCAGCCGAAGCCCGCGTACAACGCGGCGGTGGCCGCGCTGGGCGGCTCCACCGGCGGCACGACGGGTGGCACGACCGGGGGCACCGGCGGCGGGTCGACCGGCGCACTGCGCGCCATGGGGGCGGGCAAGTGCCTGGACGTGCCCAACTCCTCGACCACGCCCGGCACCCAGGTGCAGATCTGGGACTGCAGCGGCCAGGCCAACCAGACCTGGACCCGCACCTCGTCCGGACAGCTCACGGTCGCCTCCGGCGGCGGTCAGCTGTGCCTGGACGCCTACGACAACCAGACGTCGCCGGGCACCAAGGTGGAGACCTGGACGTGCAACGGCCAGTCCAACCAGCAGTGGAGGTTCAACTCCGACGGCACCGTCACCGGCGTGCAGTCCGGTCTGTGTCTGGACGTCACCGGCGCCTCCACGGCCAACGGCGCGCTGGTCGAACTGTGGACCTGCAACGGCGGCAGCAACCAGCGATGGACCCTCGGCTGA
- a CDS encoding S53 family peptidase, translating to MQLRSRAKLLGIGAAALAGIPLAVLGPAEASHAAASPAAKTAHSCAASKPGFASCKAIVRTDTAQAASIAPHATPSGYGPSSLQSAYNLPSATAGAGRTVAIVDAYDDPTAEADLGVYRAQYGLPACTTANGCFKKIDQNGGTSYPRANGGWAQEISLDLDMVSAICPSCHILLVEAKSSSFANLGAAVNRAAATPGVVAISNSYGGSDASDASYGSYYNHPGIAVTASSGDSGYGASYPASSHYVTAVGGTSLKSASTTRGWTETAWSGAGSGCSAYNAALSAAASFGTGCANRAEADVSAVADPSTGVAVYDSTAYQGLSGWLVFGGTSVSSPVIASVFALAGNTGSIDNNYPYTHASSLWDVTSGSNGSCPTTQWCTARTGWDGPTGLGTPNGVGAF from the coding sequence ATGCAACTGCGCTCACGCGCGAAGCTGTTGGGCATCGGCGCGGCGGCCCTGGCGGGGATCCCGCTCGCGGTCCTCGGGCCGGCGGAAGCCTCGCACGCCGCGGCGTCACCCGCGGCGAAGACCGCGCACTCCTGTGCCGCGAGCAAGCCGGGCTTCGCCTCCTGCAAGGCGATCGTCCGCACCGACACGGCGCAGGCCGCCTCGATCGCCCCGCACGCCACGCCGTCCGGCTACGGCCCCTCCAGCCTGCAGTCGGCGTACAACCTGCCCTCGGCCACGGCCGGCGCGGGCCGGACCGTGGCCATCGTCGACGCCTACGACGACCCCACCGCCGAGGCCGACCTCGGCGTCTACCGCGCGCAGTACGGACTGCCCGCGTGCACCACCGCCAACGGCTGCTTCAAGAAGATCGACCAGAACGGCGGCACCAGCTACCCGCGCGCCAACGGCGGGTGGGCCCAGGAGATCTCCCTGGACCTGGACATGGTCTCCGCGATCTGCCCGAGTTGCCACATCCTGCTGGTGGAGGCGAAGTCGTCCAGCTTCGCCAACCTCGGCGCCGCGGTGAACCGCGCGGCGGCCACCCCCGGCGTCGTCGCGATCAGCAACAGCTACGGCGGCTCGGACGCCTCGGACGCGAGCTACGGCTCGTACTACAACCACCCGGGCATCGCCGTGACCGCCAGCTCCGGTGACAGCGGCTACGGCGCGAGCTACCCGGCGTCCTCGCACTACGTCACCGCCGTCGGCGGCACCAGCCTCAAGTCGGCCTCCACCACGCGCGGCTGGACCGAGACCGCCTGGAGCGGCGCGGGCAGCGGCTGCTCCGCCTACAACGCGGCCCTGTCCGCCGCCGCTTCCTTCGGCACCGGCTGCGCCAACCGCGCCGAGGCCGACGTCTCCGCGGTCGCCGACCCCTCCACCGGCGTCGCCGTCTACGACAGCACCGCCTACCAGGGCCTGTCCGGCTGGCTGGTCTTCGGCGGCACCAGCGTGTCCTCCCCGGTCATCGCCTCGGTGTTCGCCCTCGCCGGCAACACCGGATCGATCGACAACAACTACCCCTACACGCACGCCTCGTCGCTGTGGGATGTGACCTCCGGCAGCAACGGCTCCTGCCCCACCACCCAGTGGTGCACCGCCCGCACCGGCTGGGACGGCCCCACCGGCCTCGGCACCCCCAACGGCGTCGGCGCCTTCTGA
- a CDS encoding arabinofuranosidase catalytic domain-containing protein, whose product MARPGRRLTRWLPAFLGAVALIAGVLAGTTSSSQAAGSLPCDIYASGGTPCVAAHSTTRALYSSYNGPLYQVRRSSDNATKDIGLLSAGGYADASAQDSFCSRTTCLITVIYDQSGRGNNLTQAPAGSAAGGPDNLANATAAPTTVGGHKAYGVFVAPGTGYRDNHTNGIATGDNPEGMYAIFDGTHYNGGCCFDYGNAETDSRDDGNGTMEAIYFGNIKVWGYGAGNGPWIMADLENGLFSGVNQHYNANDPTINYRYTTAIIKGGPNHWAIRGGNAQSGGLSTFYDGVRPNVSGYNPMKKQGAIILGTGGDNSKGAQGTFYEGVMTSGYPSDATENAVQANINSVNYGSGSTGGTSTGPLRAVGAWQVPGRAEQLGDRGHPGADLGLQRPGQPDLDPHLVQPAHGRHRRQPDVPGRLRQPDRAGHEGRDLAVQRRRQPAVAAELRRHRHRPPVRPVPRRHRRLHRQRRARRTVDLQRPVQPAVGPGLTHPSGRPGGTAEPSGRPPHPAAPARPRREDPPIPPPQRFTEVAH is encoded by the coding sequence ATGGCCCGCCCCGGCAGACGGCTCACCCGCTGGCTGCCGGCGTTTCTGGGCGCGGTCGCCCTGATCGCCGGCGTGCTCGCCGGCACGACGTCGTCGTCCCAGGCGGCCGGGTCGCTGCCCTGCGACATCTACGCCTCGGGCGGCACCCCCTGTGTCGCCGCGCACAGCACCACCCGCGCGCTGTACTCGTCGTACAACGGCCCGCTGTACCAGGTGCGCCGCTCCTCGGACAACGCCACCAAGGACATCGGCCTGCTGTCGGCGGGCGGTTACGCCGACGCTTCCGCCCAGGACTCGTTCTGCTCCCGCACCACCTGTCTGATCACGGTCATCTACGACCAGTCCGGCCGCGGCAACAACCTCACCCAGGCCCCCGCGGGAAGCGCGGCCGGCGGCCCGGACAACCTCGCCAACGCCACCGCCGCCCCCACCACCGTCGGCGGCCACAAGGCGTACGGCGTCTTCGTCGCCCCCGGCACCGGTTACCGCGACAACCACACCAACGGCATCGCCACCGGCGACAACCCCGAGGGCATGTACGCGATCTTCGACGGCACCCACTACAACGGCGGCTGCTGCTTCGACTACGGCAACGCCGAGACCGACAGCCGCGACGACGGCAACGGCACGATGGAGGCCATCTACTTCGGCAACATCAAGGTCTGGGGCTACGGCGCCGGCAACGGCCCGTGGATCATGGCGGACCTGGAGAACGGCCTGTTCTCCGGCGTCAACCAGCACTACAACGCCAACGACCCGACGATCAACTACCGCTACACCACCGCCATCATCAAGGGCGGCCCGAACCACTGGGCCATCCGCGGCGGCAACGCCCAGTCCGGCGGGCTGTCCACCTTCTACGACGGCGTGCGGCCCAACGTCTCGGGCTACAACCCGATGAAGAAGCAGGGTGCCATCATCCTGGGCACCGGCGGCGACAACAGCAAGGGCGCCCAGGGCACCTTCTACGAAGGCGTCATGACCAGCGGCTACCCCTCCGACGCCACCGAGAACGCGGTGCAGGCGAACATCAACTCGGTGAACTACGGCAGCGGTTCCACCGGCGGGACGTCCACCGGACCGCTGCGGGCCGTCGGCGCCTGGCAAGTGCCTGGACGTGCCGAACAGCTCGGCGACCGCGGGCACCCAGGTGCAGATCTGGGACTGCAGCGGCCAGGCCAACCAGACCTGGACCCGCACCTCGTCCAACCAGCTCACGGTCGTCACCGGCGGCAGCCAGATGTGCCTGGACGCCTACGACAACCAGACCGCGCCGGGCACGAAGGTCGAGACCTGGCCGTGCAACGGCGGCGCCAACCAGCAGTGGCAGCTGAACTCCGACGGCACCGTCACCGGCCTCCAGTCCGGCCTGTGCCTCGACGTCACCGGCGCCTCCACCGCCAACGGCGCGCTCGCCGAACTGTGGACCTGCAACGGCCAGTCCAACCAGCAGTGGGCCCTGGGCTGACGCATCCGTCCGGCCGGCCGGGTGGGACGGCGGAGCCTTCGGGCCGACCGCCCCACCCGGCCGCGCCGGCGCGCCCCCGCCGCGAGGACCCGCCCATCCCCCCACCCCAACGGTTCACGGAGGTCGCTCACTGA
- a CDS encoding TetR/AcrR family transcriptional regulator, giving the protein MTSAARRIAAAAEELFYERGITAVGVDLIAERSGVTKRTLYNRFGSKDELVAVCLAQRDRRWRALVDAAVEAADTPADAVTAPFEALRTWSRSNARGCAFLNALAELPDPAHPAHRVAADQKLWLRDLFARLAAEAGCAGPATLATQLFVLHEGALAARPLPLDTLATTTALARTLVAGALQPAERAPLARS; this is encoded by the coding sequence ATGACCTCGGCGGCGCGCCGCATCGCCGCCGCCGCCGAGGAGCTGTTCTACGAGCGCGGCATCACGGCGGTGGGCGTCGATCTGATCGCCGAGCGGTCGGGCGTGACCAAGCGGACGCTGTACAACCGCTTCGGGTCGAAGGACGAGCTCGTCGCGGTCTGCCTCGCCCAGCGCGACCGGCGCTGGCGCGCGCTCGTGGACGCCGCGGTCGAGGCCGCCGACACTCCCGCCGACGCCGTCACCGCGCCTTTCGAGGCGCTGCGGACCTGGAGCCGGAGCAACGCGCGGGGCTGCGCGTTCCTCAACGCGCTGGCCGAACTCCCGGACCCCGCGCATCCCGCGCACCGCGTCGCCGCGGACCAGAAACTGTGGCTGCGCGACCTGTTCGCACGGCTCGCGGCCGAGGCGGGCTGCGCCGGCCCGGCGACCCTGGCCACCCAGCTCTTCGTCCTGCACGAGGGCGCGCTGGCCGCGCGACCCCTTCCCCTGGACACCCTCGCGACGACCACGGCGCTGGCGCGCACGCTGGTGGCCGGCGCGCTTCAGCCGGCCGAGCGGGCTCCCCTCGCGCGTTCGTAG
- a CDS encoding succinic semialdehyde dehydrogenase — MPLAPSATQPAPAPRPSETAGRLAARLAGSGPVLTPLAPFTLDVIARLPSALPDDVAHAHDRAAAARGAWARRSARERARVFRRMQHLLLDRQREALDLVQWETGKARAHAFEELADAAGVCGYYARRAPALLAPRRRRAVVPLLTTVREVRHPKGVVAVITPWNYPLSLTVTDVVPALLAGNAVVHKADTQTACTALWARELCVAAGLPEEVWQIVVGDPADVGPALVERADYLAFTGSTAAGRVLGRAAADRIIGCMLELGGKNPLLVLADADLERAASGAVRAAFSSAGQLCMSAERFLVDTAVHDRFLALLLDRVAGLRMSAALDFGADMGSLTSRQQLDRVRRHVEDARSKGARVLCGGRERPDLGPLFYEPTVLSGVTPDMLAYREETFGPVVSVRSFQDDDEAVALANDSPYGLNASVWSRSPRRAAALARRLHVGAVNVNEGFRTAYASYDAPAGGRKLSGVGHRHGAEGLLQYTDLQVVAGTRAPFLDPRPGHSAERHAESLTRLARVKAALRID, encoded by the coding sequence ATGCCCCTCGCCCCGAGCGCCACGCAGCCCGCCCCCGCCCCCCGGCCCTCCGAGACCGCCGGCCGCCTGGCCGCGCGCCTGGCCGGCAGCGGACCCGTGCTCACGCCCCTGGCGCCGTTCACCCTGGACGTCATCGCCCGCCTGCCGAGCGCCCTGCCGGACGACGTGGCCCACGCGCACGACCGGGCCGCCGCCGCGCGCGGCGCCTGGGCCCGGCGGAGCGCGCGCGAGCGCGCCCGGGTCTTCCGGCGGATGCAGCACCTGCTGCTCGACCGGCAGCGCGAGGCGCTCGACCTCGTCCAGTGGGAGACCGGGAAGGCGCGTGCCCACGCCTTCGAGGAGCTGGCCGACGCCGCGGGCGTGTGCGGCTACTACGCCCGCCGGGCCCCCGCCCTGCTCGCGCCGCGCCGCCGCCGCGCGGTGGTGCCGCTGCTGACCACGGTCCGGGAGGTGCGCCACCCCAAAGGAGTGGTCGCCGTCATCACCCCCTGGAACTACCCGCTCAGCCTCACCGTGACCGACGTGGTGCCGGCGCTGCTCGCGGGCAACGCGGTGGTGCACAAGGCCGACACCCAGACCGCGTGCACCGCGCTGTGGGCACGCGAACTGTGCGTGGCGGCCGGGCTGCCCGAGGAGGTGTGGCAGATCGTGGTCGGCGACCCCGCGGACGTCGGCCCGGCGCTGGTCGAACGGGCCGACTACCTGGCCTTCACCGGCTCCACCGCGGCCGGGCGCGTGCTGGGCCGCGCCGCCGCCGACCGGATCATCGGCTGCATGCTGGAACTGGGCGGCAAGAACCCGCTGCTGGTGCTCGCCGACGCCGACCTCGAACGCGCCGCGAGCGGGGCCGTCCGCGCCGCCTTCAGCAGCGCCGGCCAACTGTGCATGTCGGCCGAGCGGTTCCTGGTCGACACCGCGGTGCACGACCGCTTCCTGGCGCTCCTCCTGGACCGCGTCGCCGGCCTGCGGATGTCCGCCGCCCTGGACTTCGGCGCCGACATGGGGTCGCTCACCTCCCGGCAGCAGCTCGACCGGGTGCGGCGGCACGTCGAGGACGCCCGGTCCAAGGGCGCCCGGGTGCTCTGCGGCGGACGCGAACGCCCCGACCTCGGCCCGCTGTTCTACGAGCCCACGGTGCTGTCCGGCGTGACACCGGACATGCTCGCGTACCGGGAGGAGACGTTCGGGCCGGTGGTGTCGGTCCGCTCCTTCCAGGACGACGACGAGGCGGTGGCACTGGCCAACGACAGCCCGTACGGCCTGAACGCCAGCGTGTGGAGCCGCAGTCCGCGCCGCGCCGCAGCGCTCGCCCGCCGCCTGCACGTCGGCGCCGTCAACGTCAACGAGGGCTTCCGCACCGCCTATGCCTCCTACGACGCGCCCGCCGGCGGCCGCAAGCTGTCCGGGGTCGGCCACCGGCACGGCGCCGAGGGCCTGTTGCAGTACACCGACCTCCAGGTCGTGGCCGGCACCCGCGCGCCCTTCCTCGACCCCCGCCCCGGCCACAGCGCCGAACGCCACGCCGAGTCCCTCACCCGCCTCGCCCGGGTGAAGGCGGCGCTGCGGATCGACTGA
- a CDS encoding glycoside hydrolase family 27 protein gives MNGHVRAAAERHRTLLLALAGLLLSLLVPLVSAGAAPPAAALGNGLATTPQMGFNDWNAYGCNVSESLIKSTAQAMHTNGMQAAGYTYVNIDDCWLTHSRDSSGHLVPDPAKFPDGIKGTADYVHSLGLKLGIYEDAGTATCAGYPGSLGHETTDAQSFASWGVDYLKYDNCNNNGVPAQTRYTAMRDALAATGRPILYSLCNWGQENVWTWGAGVGNSWRTTGDISASFSSMLSIFHSNVGLASYAGPGHWNDPDMLEVGNGSLTATEARSEFSLWAEMAAPLIAGTNIASASATTLSTYTNTRVIAVDQDSLGKQGVLVSSSGGLDVLAKPLAGGDVSVALFNETGSTATISTSAAAIGKTGASSYTLTDLWSGATSSTSGAISASVPAHGTAMYRVAGGTTGGGGGTVTGAVRAVGAGKCLDVPGSAGAGTQADIRTCDGGTGQTWTHNASNQLTVGAGGSQLCLDAYDNQTAPGTKVEVWTCNGQPNQQWLVNGDGTITGVQSGLCLDVTGASTADGALVELWTCNNQSNQKWALG, from the coding sequence ATGAACGGTCATGTTCGCGCCGCGGCAGAACGCCACCGGACGCTTCTCCTGGCGCTCGCCGGCCTGCTGCTCTCCCTGCTCGTCCCCCTGGTGTCCGCCGGGGCCGCGCCGCCGGCCGCGGCGCTCGGCAACGGCCTGGCGACGACCCCCCAGATGGGCTTCAACGACTGGAACGCCTACGGCTGCAACGTCTCCGAGTCGCTGATCAAGTCCACCGCGCAGGCGATGCACACCAACGGCATGCAGGCGGCCGGGTACACCTACGTCAACATCGACGACTGCTGGCTGACGCACTCCCGGGACTCCTCGGGCCACCTGGTGCCCGACCCCGCCAAGTTCCCCGACGGCATCAAGGGCACCGCCGACTACGTGCACTCGCTCGGCCTCAAGCTCGGCATCTACGAGGACGCGGGCACCGCCACCTGCGCCGGCTACCCCGGCAGCCTCGGGCACGAGACCACCGACGCCCAGTCGTTCGCCTCCTGGGGCGTCGACTACCTGAAGTACGACAACTGCAACAACAACGGGGTCCCGGCGCAGACCCGGTACACCGCCATGCGCGACGCCCTGGCCGCGACCGGCCGCCCCATCCTGTACAGCCTGTGCAACTGGGGCCAGGAGAACGTCTGGACGTGGGGCGCCGGCGTCGGCAACAGCTGGCGCACCACCGGCGACATCTCCGCGAGCTTCTCCAGCATGCTGTCGATCTTCCACAGCAACGTCGGCCTGGCCTCGTACGCCGGACCCGGCCACTGGAACGACCCGGACATGCTGGAGGTCGGCAACGGCTCGCTGACGGCCACCGAGGCCCGGTCGGAGTTCAGCCTGTGGGCGGAGATGGCGGCGCCGCTGATCGCCGGGACGAACATCGCCTCGGCGAGCGCCACAACGCTGTCGACCTACACCAACACCCGTGTGATCGCGGTGGACCAGGACTCCCTGGGCAAGCAGGGCGTCCTGGTCTCCTCCTCCGGGGGCCTCGACGTGCTCGCCAAGCCGCTGGCGGGCGGCGACGTGTCGGTGGCGCTGTTCAACGAGACCGGCTCCACGGCCACGATCAGCACGTCGGCCGCCGCGATCGGCAAGACGGGGGCGTCGTCCTACACGCTCACCGATCTGTGGTCCGGCGCGACGTCCAGCACCTCGGGCGCCATCAGCGCGTCCGTGCCGGCCCACGGCACGGCCATGTACCGGGTGGCGGGCGGCACCACGGGCGGCGGGGGCGGCACCGTCACGGGCGCGGTCCGCGCGGTGGGGGCGGGCAAGTGCCTGGACGTCCCCGGCTCGGCGGGCGCCGGCACGCAGGCGGACATCAGGACCTGCGACGGCGGAACCGGCCAGACCTGGACGCACAACGCGTCCAACCAGCTGACCGTCGGCGCCGGCGGCTCCCAGCTGTGCCTGGACGCGTACGACAACCAGACCGCGCCGGGCACCAAGGTGGAGGTCTGGACGTGTAACGGCCAGCCGAACCAGCAGTGGCTGGTCAACGGCGACGGCACGATCACCGGCGTCCAGTCCGGCCTGTGCCTCGACGTGACCGGCGCGTCGACCGCCGACGGCGCCCTCGTCGAGCTGTGGACCTGCAACAACCAGTCCAACCAGAAGTGGGCCCTCGGTTAG